In Bremerella alba, the following proteins share a genomic window:
- a CDS encoding FAD:protein FMN transferase, translating into MLALSMSNYRLCAGENSLLTVSQPHMGTIVRIVADCDDAGHFRKATDEAFARIREIEQICSDYRSDSEVLQLSAKSPTETPILVSDDLWNVLAEAQKVNRASNGAFDITVGPLTKEWRRFRRRGQLDSERIEAMQGSVGAQHLTLDENAQAVSLAVSNMRIDLGGIAKGYAIDAALEILTSHDIPRALVDAGGDVAVTGAPRGEAGWRVGLAGLDPKQPPIMIAYISQCAVATSGDAFQFLEHDGKRYSHILDPRTGYGVEHRATVTVFAKSATEADAWASAISVLGPQETPNVLKQQPGIAAWIEVLVDEKPISWASTNLGSWLSEHSQKQSADN; encoded by the coding sequence ATGCTCGCTCTCAGCATGTCCAACTACCGCTTGTGCGCGGGCGAGAATTCCCTTCTTACGGTCAGCCAGCCTCACATGGGGACAATCGTCCGCATAGTGGCCGACTGCGATGACGCCGGGCATTTCCGCAAAGCCACCGACGAAGCGTTTGCTCGCATCCGAGAGATCGAACAGATCTGTAGCGATTATCGGAGTGATTCCGAGGTCCTGCAGCTTTCCGCGAAATCTCCGACAGAGACACCTATTCTTGTAAGTGACGACCTGTGGAACGTTCTGGCCGAAGCTCAGAAGGTGAATCGAGCCTCTAACGGGGCGTTCGATATCACCGTCGGCCCACTGACCAAGGAGTGGCGAAGGTTCCGCCGCCGTGGACAGTTGGACTCCGAGCGTATCGAAGCCATGCAAGGGTCCGTGGGGGCGCAGCATCTTACGTTGGACGAAAATGCCCAAGCAGTGAGCCTGGCCGTCAGCAACATGCGAATCGACCTCGGAGGCATTGCGAAAGGATATGCCATTGATGCGGCCCTTGAGATCTTAACTTCGCATGACATTCCGCGAGCGCTAGTCGATGCAGGCGGCGACGTCGCCGTAACCGGTGCTCCGCGTGGTGAGGCAGGATGGCGGGTGGGGCTTGCCGGACTCGATCCGAAACAGCCGCCGATCATGATTGCCTACATTTCGCAGTGTGCGGTCGCCACCTCAGGCGACGCGTTTCAGTTCCTCGAACACGATGGGAAACGCTATTCGCATATCCTAGATCCACGGACCGGTTACGGAGTCGAGCATCGCGCAACGGTTACGGTCTTCGCCAAGAGTGCCACCGAGGCGGACGCCTGGGCCTCGGCGATCAGCGTACTCGGTCCCCAAGAGACTCCCAACGTCTTAAAGCAGCAACCAGGCATTGCGGCCTGGATAGAAGTGCTTGTCGACGAAAAGCCGATCAGCTGGGCCAGCACGAACCTGGGAAGTTGGCTGAGCGAACACAGTCAGAAGCAATCAGCCGACAATTAA
- a CDS encoding opioid growth factor receptor-related protein, protein MTSRVVDFYCHDGTDPYGRSVLDMMALTDRELESQHDIIQWMFPLHETSSVNPDCPLVDEHSRHVLQENIDARQRMHEMITRFARFLGFELNDEGQFISELGLASNRENWHSPMNHNQLRITRVIRSMRLFGFQREAEALFEAVTHSAVQSQCVTERTLAYWKQALEGPLFETLR, encoded by the coding sequence ATGACTTCGCGCGTTGTCGATTTCTATTGCCATGATGGGACCGACCCCTACGGTCGATCGGTTCTCGATATGATGGCCCTGACCGACCGCGAGTTAGAATCGCAGCACGACATCATTCAATGGATGTTTCCCCTGCATGAAACGTCTAGCGTCAATCCCGATTGTCCGCTGGTCGACGAGCATTCCAGGCACGTTTTGCAGGAGAATATCGATGCCCGTCAGCGGATGCACGAAATGATCACGAGGTTTGCGCGGTTCCTCGGCTTCGAGTTGAACGATGAGGGACAGTTCATTTCCGAGCTTGGTTTGGCGAGCAATCGCGAGAACTGGCACTCCCCCATGAACCACAATCAGTTGCGAATTACCCGCGTTATTCGCAGCATGCGATTGTTTGGGTTTCAGCGTGAGGCCGAAGCATTGTTCGAGGCCGTCACCCACTCGGCTGTCCAGTCGCAGTGCGTCACCGAACGTACGTTGGCCTATTGGAAACAGGCCCTAGAGGGCCCTCTGTTCGAGACGCTGCGTTAA
- a CDS encoding cryptochrome/photolyase family protein, with the protein MRHLLLILGDQLDRESAIFDSYDPQQDLLWMAETDHEITYVPSHKQRIVLFLSAMRHFRDELNDAGRRLQYHQLYADKRKDSGKTFGELLSQTIKEEKPEAIRVVLPGDYRVKQLLEETAAEYDVPIDFLPDVHFYCTVNEFQKFAQGRKSLLMETFYRQMRKKHEILMRGEKPVGGTWNYDHDNRESFDKEGPGNIGRPTSFSHDETTTEVIRLVQDRFADHPGEVDAFNLPVTPSQARRMLSDFIKYHLPDFGKYEDAMWTDEPFLHHSRLSTSLNLKLLNPRECVQAAIGAYQEEAAPMASVEGFVRQIVGWREFIRGVYWTRMPEYAEMNHFDHQAALPSFFWDGETEMQCVRQSLSHLLKFGYVHHIQRLMVLGNFALTMGVHPYRFHEWHMAMYLDAVDWVSLPNTLGMSQHGDGGVVGTKPYCSTGNYVNKMSNFCQGCVYNHKKAVGAEACPITTFYWDFLDRHFDELQNNARMKLQMKHVERKRNSGELVDIRQHAEKLREDWGIKN; encoded by the coding sequence ATGCGACATCTGCTGCTAATCTTGGGCGATCAGTTGGATCGGGAATCGGCCATTTTCGACAGCTATGATCCCCAACAGGATCTACTCTGGATGGCCGAGACAGACCACGAGATTACCTACGTCCCCAGCCACAAGCAGCGGATCGTCTTGTTCCTTTCCGCCATGCGTCACTTTCGGGATGAACTGAACGATGCCGGCCGGCGGCTTCAGTACCATCAGCTATATGCCGACAAGCGTAAGGATTCAGGCAAGACCTTCGGTGAGCTTCTTTCGCAAACGATTAAAGAGGAGAAACCGGAAGCGATTCGCGTGGTGCTGCCAGGCGATTACCGCGTGAAGCAGTTGCTAGAAGAAACCGCCGCGGAGTATGACGTCCCGATTGATTTCCTGCCAGACGTTCACTTCTATTGCACCGTGAACGAGTTCCAGAAGTTCGCCCAAGGCCGTAAATCGCTGCTGATGGAAACGTTCTATCGCCAGATGCGTAAGAAACACGAGATCCTCATGCGCGGCGAAAAGCCGGTGGGAGGTACTTGGAACTATGACCATGACAACCGCGAATCGTTTGACAAAGAAGGACCTGGCAACATCGGTCGTCCGACATCGTTCTCGCATGATGAGACGACCACGGAAGTGATTCGCCTAGTCCAAGACAGATTCGCCGATCACCCAGGCGAGGTCGACGCGTTCAACTTACCGGTGACCCCCAGTCAGGCCCGGCGGATGCTATCGGATTTTATCAAGTATCATCTCCCGGACTTTGGTAAGTACGAAGATGCGATGTGGACAGACGAGCCATTTCTGCACCATTCTCGGCTTTCAACTAGCTTGAACCTCAAGCTGTTAAATCCTCGGGAATGCGTTCAGGCCGCCATCGGAGCTTACCAAGAGGAGGCGGCTCCGATGGCCAGCGTGGAAGGCTTTGTGCGGCAAATCGTGGGCTGGCGCGAGTTTATTCGCGGCGTGTATTGGACCAGGATGCCGGAATATGCCGAGATGAATCACTTCGATCATCAAGCAGCGTTGCCGTCGTTTTTCTGGGATGGCGAGACCGAGATGCAGTGCGTCCGGCAGTCGCTGTCTCATCTTTTGAAATTCGGCTATGTGCATCATATCCAACGCCTGATGGTCCTGGGCAACTTTGCCCTGACGATGGGTGTGCATCCCTATCGGTTTCATGAGTGGCATATGGCCATGTATCTAGACGCGGTGGACTGGGTGTCGCTTCCCAATACCCTTGGTATGAGCCAGCACGGCGATGGGGGCGTGGTGGGCACGAAGCCATACTGTTCGACCGGCAATTACGTCAACAAGATGAGCAACTTTTGCCAAGGCTGCGTCTACAACCACAAGAAGGCCGTGGGAGCAGAGGCATGTCCGATCACGACCTTCTATTGGGATTTTCTCGATCGACATTTTGATGAGCTTCAAAACAACGCACGCATGAAGTTGCAAATGAAGCATGTCGAGCGAAAGAGAAACTCAGGGGAACTTGTTGATATACGGCAGCACGCAGAGAAGCTCCGCGAAGACTGGGGCATTAAGAACTAG
- a CDS encoding AraC family transcriptional regulator, which yields MAKSTASMPNNYKNEWIDHLEHLFAQAPALALVEDLFARLDEVNLCIKDLEGRYLSVNSAFLRSVPKLRREEVIGKTAFDIYPRALAIGYQHQDRQLLTRGQNLHDQLEMITNPDGSLGWYITSKVLAKNVAQQVIAIIGMSRDLHAPTEKDDRYDKLSVALRRMQTEFDKPLRVQQLADESGLSVSQFERLMRSMIQITPSQYLIRQRVEAAAVMLRDSEKNIAAVAMDCGFSDQPSFCKQFKRITGLSPLKYRKMTQDGK from the coding sequence TTGGCCAAATCCACTGCCAGCATGCCGAATAATTACAAAAACGAATGGATTGATCACCTTGAACACCTCTTTGCCCAGGCCCCTGCGTTGGCACTGGTCGAGGACTTATTTGCCCGGCTAGACGAAGTGAACCTCTGTATCAAGGATCTGGAAGGACGCTATCTAAGCGTAAATAGCGCATTTTTGCGAAGCGTTCCCAAGCTTCGCCGGGAAGAGGTAATTGGGAAGACGGCCTTCGATATTTACCCGCGTGCCCTGGCGATCGGCTATCAACACCAAGACCGTCAACTCCTGACCCGTGGGCAAAATTTGCACGACCAGCTAGAGATGATTACCAATCCCGATGGATCGCTAGGGTGGTATATCACCAGCAAGGTTTTGGCCAAGAACGTGGCCCAGCAGGTGATCGCGATCATTGGCATGTCGCGCGACCTGCATGCTCCGACAGAAAAGGACGATCGCTACGACAAGCTTTCAGTCGCTCTTCGTCGCATGCAAACCGAATTCGACAAGCCGCTTCGTGTTCAGCAATTGGCGGATGAATCGGGGTTATCGGTTAGCCAGTTCGAACGCCTGATGCGAAGCATGATTCAAATCACCCCCTCGCAATATTTGATTCGGCAAAGGGTAGAAGCGGCGGCTGTGATGCTGCGCGATAGCGAAAAGAATATCGCCGCGGTAGCGATGGATTGCGGCTTCAGCGATCAACCATCGTTCTGCAAACAGTTCAAACGAATTACAGGCCTCTCGCCACTTAAATACAGGAAGATGACGCAAGACGGGAAGTAG
- a CDS encoding DUF1559 domain-containing protein, whose translation MSFAFRRRVADRGFTLVELLVVIAIIGVLIALLLPAVQQAREAARRIQCANHLKQIGLALHNYHDTFNVFPTASPVMSGTWGTNHDSHKGSQYVKLLPFLEQSALHDVCNFTGDTVNVSVTADGEKVSSIIISTIICPSDDHPGRWKDGAAHNASSNGEDRALTNYSFSMGSQANSPCGTHNNYFGNGPVTRSDTLDPNQISGVFGHWAWSARMRDITDGLTNTIAMGEIRPKCAAHTRDGWMGFNSVYTGTGVAINFNTCEGAPGTGTGCNQHTGQWGASQGFKSLHAGGAQFVLCDGSVRFLPETLDMVTYQGLGDRRDGRVLGEF comes from the coding sequence ATGTCTTTTGCTTTCCGCAGACGAGTCGCTGATCGAGGGTTTACTTTGGTCGAACTTCTGGTGGTCATAGCTATCATCGGGGTCTTGATTGCGCTGCTTCTGCCAGCCGTTCAACAGGCCCGAGAAGCGGCGAGAAGAATTCAGTGTGCCAATCATCTCAAGCAAATCGGATTGGCTCTCCACAACTATCACGACACCTTCAACGTTTTCCCCACTGCCTCGCCGGTTATGTCTGGAACCTGGGGCACAAATCACGATAGCCACAAGGGCAGCCAATACGTCAAGCTACTGCCTTTTCTTGAACAGTCTGCCCTCCACGACGTTTGCAACTTTACCGGCGATACCGTCAACGTGAGCGTTACTGCGGATGGTGAGAAAGTAAGTTCGATCATCATTTCCACAATCATTTGTCCATCCGATGACCACCCAGGACGCTGGAAGGATGGGGCAGCGCATAACGCGAGTTCTAATGGTGAAGATCGCGCGTTGACGAATTATTCGTTCAGCATGGGAAGCCAAGCCAATTCACCATGTGGTACACACAACAACTACTTCGGTAACGGCCCTGTGACCCGTTCCGACACGCTCGACCCAAACCAGATCTCAGGCGTTTTCGGTCACTGGGCTTGGTCGGCCAGAATGCGTGACATTACTGACGGCCTCACCAACACGATCGCCATGGGTGAGATTCGCCCCAAATGTGCGGCGCATACTCGCGATGGATGGATGGGTTTTAACTCGGTCTACACTGGCACCGGCGTCGCCATCAATTTCAACACATGCGAAGGTGCCCCAGGAACAGGAACCGGCTGCAATCAGCACACCGGACAATGGGGAGCTTCCCAAGGCTTCAAGTCACTCCATGCCGGTGGCGCCCAATTTGTATTATGTGACGGGTCGGTTCGATTTCTCCCCGAAACACTCGACATGGTGACCTACCAAGGTCTCGGGGATCGTCGTGATGGAAGAGTTCTCGGAGAATTTTAA
- a CDS encoding prepilin peptidase, translated as MALMFQAGFGILGGSLGAWYAPEGLGVLIAGVWIVCRARGVFSGCWFSPLVTSGLACIVFAIWQSDLGIPHPALKLFSPPVFFLMLLVILIADGVELAPWLYTRTASFCGRLKWKQVTLWSVSFVFVVYMILIPTSEWLTNLIFPSPSIRMREYMSLAEMVRLRSMEGVSALWFFALGATIGSFLNVVAYRLPRGESVVFQRSHCPQCHTQILGRDNVPIFGWVMLGGRCRNCQSKISARYPIVELVLFQPHPMVAAGFLLFSVCPGAPYGPPFTAIAKVDTLVSVGLMVV; from the coding sequence ATGGCTTTGATGTTTCAGGCAGGCTTTGGAATCTTGGGGGGGTCGCTCGGCGCTTGGTACGCTCCGGAGGGACTGGGCGTCCTTATCGCTGGCGTTTGGATTGTGTGTCGAGCAAGGGGTGTGTTCTCGGGATGCTGGTTCTCACCTCTGGTGACCAGCGGCCTCGCATGTATCGTCTTTGCCATTTGGCAGTCTGACCTGGGAATACCACACCCAGCACTTAAATTATTTTCGCCACCGGTCTTCTTTTTGATGCTGCTTGTGATCTTGATCGCGGATGGCGTTGAATTGGCGCCTTGGCTGTACACCCGAACGGCTTCTTTTTGCGGGCGACTGAAATGGAAGCAAGTGACGCTTTGGAGTGTGTCGTTTGTATTTGTCGTCTACATGATCTTGATACCCACAAGTGAATGGCTCACAAACCTCATTTTTCCCTCCCCATCTATCCGCATGCGCGAATACATGTCGCTCGCAGAGATGGTACGACTTCGCAGCATGGAGGGAGTGAGTGCCCTTTGGTTTTTCGCACTGGGCGCAACGATTGGCAGTTTCTTAAATGTCGTGGCGTATCGACTGCCGCGTGGAGAGTCAGTCGTCTTTCAGCGTTCTCACTGCCCACAATGCCACACGCAAATCCTTGGACGTGATAACGTACCGATCTTCGGATGGGTGATGCTGGGTGGGCGGTGCCGAAACTGCCAGTCGAAGATTTCGGCCCGTTACCCAATCGTCGAACTAGTACTCTTTCAGCCTCATCCAATGGTTGCAGCCGGTTTTCTTTTATTTTCCGTATGTCCTGGTGCCCCCTACGGACCACCATTTACGGCCATTGCCAAGGTAGACACACTTGTCTCGGTCGGCCTGATGGTCGTGTAA
- a CDS encoding M20/M25/M40 family metallo-hydrolase — MILRLGTAAILLGFAGFQMSLAGELSLSAAMDTIQKEDVKRHVDILADDSFEGREAGSRGGRAAGNYLQGLFSKYGLKPAGDGGSFFQLFHGGSRNILGILPGEQGADSGDVIVVGAHYDHVGYGNRSNSFGPFGYVHNGADDNASGTAALLEVVQALTEMKATPKRSILFVLWDGEEKGLLGSKYWVEHPTVAWDRIRLYLNLDMVGRLRPQGVEVYGTRTLPGVRQVISRANMASDLKLDFRWEMTDNSDHYTFYSRSIPTLMYHTGLHGEYHRPQDDAHLINHDGIQAVARLTAETVWAAANRDVFPSFRTRSRLESESDRKRFEVARAVNRSRLGIRWNSGQQQPGAGLLIASATSDSPASRGGVQSGDRLVEFAGIPFTSVENFLAQVQAAPENVVLKVERDGEQEPLSLEVKLNLNPAPVGISWTNDPAEPGAIMLTNVTNGSVARLAGLRPLDRVYEVNGKAIESSGHFKDLVTQYQDPTTLLVDREGHILQIELPLDTIRPLLEPTDDVEAVQP; from the coding sequence ATGATATTACGCCTAGGGACAGCCGCAATATTGTTGGGGTTCGCTGGTTTTCAAATGAGCCTGGCTGGTGAACTTTCGCTTTCTGCGGCGATGGATACCATCCAGAAGGAAGACGTGAAGCGGCATGTCGATATCTTGGCCGACGATAGCTTTGAAGGTCGCGAAGCCGGGAGCCGGGGAGGGCGTGCGGCTGGGAATTATCTTCAGGGGCTGTTCTCGAAGTATGGCCTGAAGCCTGCCGGCGATGGTGGCTCGTTCTTTCAACTGTTCCACGGTGGATCGCGAAATATTTTGGGGATCTTGCCAGGCGAACAAGGGGCAGACTCCGGCGATGTCATTGTCGTGGGTGCCCACTACGATCACGTGGGTTACGGCAACCGATCCAATAGCTTTGGCCCGTTTGGCTATGTGCACAATGGAGCAGACGACAACGCCAGCGGCACTGCAGCGCTCTTGGAAGTCGTTCAGGCCCTGACCGAGATGAAGGCTACGCCCAAGCGATCGATCTTATTCGTCTTGTGGGACGGTGAAGAGAAGGGGCTCTTGGGGTCGAAATACTGGGTCGAGCACCCGACCGTGGCATGGGATCGGATTCGCCTATATCTCAACCTAGACATGGTGGGCCGGCTGCGACCTCAAGGCGTCGAGGTTTACGGAACGCGGACGCTTCCAGGCGTTCGCCAAGTAATCTCGAGAGCCAATATGGCGAGCGATTTGAAACTCGACTTTCGTTGGGAAATGACCGACAACAGCGATCACTACACGTTCTATTCGCGATCGATTCCCACACTGATGTATCACACCGGGCTGCATGGTGAATATCACCGTCCGCAGGATGATGCGCACTTAATCAATCACGACGGTATCCAGGCCGTGGCCCGGCTGACGGCGGAAACGGTTTGGGCAGCAGCCAATCGCGATGTCTTCCCTTCGTTTCGTACGCGATCTCGCTTGGAATCGGAATCAGATCGAAAACGATTCGAGGTCGCTCGGGCGGTCAATCGTTCGCGACTGGGTATTCGCTGGAATTCTGGTCAGCAACAGCCTGGGGCCGGGCTTCTGATTGCTTCGGCAACCTCAGACAGTCCGGCCAGCCGCGGCGGTGTTCAGTCTGGTGATCGGCTGGTCGAGTTTGCAGGTATCCCATTTACAAGCGTGGAAAACTTCCTGGCTCAAGTTCAAGCCGCACCAGAGAATGTTGTTTTGAAGGTCGAGCGTGACGGTGAGCAAGAACCGTTATCACTTGAAGTGAAACTTAATTTGAATCCGGCACCGGTCGGAATCTCTTGGACCAACGATCCTGCTGAGCCAGGGGCAATTATGTTGACCAACGTGACCAACGGTTCCGTTGCCAGGCTGGCAGGGCTTCGGCCGTTAGATCGCGTTTACGAAGTGAACGGCAAAGCGATTGAAAGCAGCGGCCACTTCAAAGACCTGGTCACCCAGTATCAAGATCCGACCACGCTTTTGGTCGATCGCGAAGGACATATTCTGCAGATTGAGTTACCGCTAGATACCATCCGCCCCCTGCTTGAGCCGACCGACGACGTCGAGGCGGTACAGCCCTAG
- a CDS encoding MerC domain-containing protein: MDSDLTARPPESSWRDFLGIVASIACAIHCAAMPFIIGFLPMLGLSFLADESFHKWMAGVCILIAVAAFIPGWRKHRRWLPGTLAVCGLAIITSAAYGLSGECCEVCEAPVNGSNFVESTEPAVDCCTDGCCSSEVTSEEESNDLIMTVSAASFGGFLTAYAGLWTPLGGLLIVGGHLLNRHFICRCGCCP; this comes from the coding sequence ATGGACTCAGATTTAACGGCAAGACCTCCTGAATCGAGTTGGCGGGACTTTTTGGGCATCGTGGCATCAATTGCCTGCGCAATTCACTGTGCCGCAATGCCCTTTATTATTGGCTTTTTGCCGATGCTTGGGCTGAGCTTTCTGGCCGACGAATCGTTTCATAAGTGGATGGCCGGCGTCTGCATTTTGATCGCAGTCGCTGCTTTCATCCCTGGCTGGCGGAAACACCGTCGATGGCTGCCAGGCACACTTGCGGTTTGCGGTCTCGCTATTATCACGAGTGCAGCTTACGGACTCTCAGGCGAATGCTGCGAAGTTTGCGAAGCACCTGTCAACGGCTCAAATTTCGTGGAGTCGACCGAACCTGCGGTCGATTGTTGCACCGATGGCTGTTGCAGCAGTGAGGTGACATCGGAAGAGGAGTCTAACGACCTCATCATGACGGTCAGTGCCGCTTCGTTCGGAGGCTTTCTAACGGCATACGCCGGGCTGTGGACTCCTCTCGGAGGGCTACTGATTGTTGGTGGGCATCTCCTCAATCGCCATTTCATCTGTCGTTGCGGATGTTGTCCCTAA
- a CDS encoding Flp family type IVb pilin: MLQQLFRNKKGQGLVEYGLLIAGVALISAAAVSLFGHKTCDLIAAVGVVLPCAHGDDNGPQVAGKLIETTSGGSGAIGLDASTI; this comes from the coding sequence GTGTTGCAGCAATTATTTCGGAACAAAAAGGGTCAGGGCTTGGTCGAGTATGGCCTGCTCATCGCTGGCGTAGCATTGATCAGCGCGGCGGCTGTTTCTCTTTTCGGACACAAGACCTGCGATCTGATCGCGGCCGTTGGCGTGGTTCTCCCATGTGCCCATGGCGATGACAACGGGCCACAGGTAGCTGGAAAGCTCATCGAAACCACTTCCGGTGGAAGTGGTGCCATCGGATTGGATGCAAGCACGATCTAA
- a CDS encoding Gfo/Idh/MocA family protein, with protein sequence MAKKDSKNKTNATQPSRRDFIKTGSSMLVAGGAIAGTLSIAQSAHAFGSDQIKIGLVGCGGRGTGAADQAMNTKGDTKLVAMGDVFEDRLKQSLRSLSSRHAKQVEVPEDRQYVGFDAYKKVIDSDCDLVILATSPGFRPLHFETAVNAGKHIFMEKPVGTDAPGIRRVLEANKIAKEKNLAVAVGLQRHHEKAYVETINRLKDGAIGDIIFCRAYWNSGGVWTRNRSASQTELEYQMRNWYYFNWLCGDHIVEQHIHNLDVINWLMDGPPETAEGQGGRQVRKGADHGEIYDHHMIEFTYPNGVKMLSSCRHIPGCWNSVSEHAHGSKGYADISGGKIYDAKGDLAWSYGQGGRGGHQEEHHDLFASLRNGERPNEGDYGAHSTMTAIFGRMATYSGGHSGKGGKVLKYDDALKSEIALADFDKLTNMEDEAPVKPNPEAAKKQQEQSPYVVPMPGESITI encoded by the coding sequence ATGGCTAAGAAAGATTCGAAGAACAAGACCAACGCGACCCAGCCTTCGCGGCGTGACTTCATCAAGACTGGTTCGTCCATGCTCGTCGCCGGTGGAGCAATCGCGGGTACGTTAAGCATCGCCCAAAGCGCCCATGCGTTTGGTAGCGATCAAATCAAAATCGGTTTGGTGGGCTGTGGCGGTCGCGGTACCGGTGCTGCCGATCAAGCAATGAACACCAAAGGCGACACCAAGCTCGTGGCGATGGGCGATGTGTTTGAAGATCGTCTGAAGCAGAGCCTGCGTTCCCTTTCGAGTCGTCACGCCAAGCAAGTCGAAGTGCCGGAAGATCGTCAATACGTTGGTTTCGATGCCTACAAGAAGGTGATTGATTCCGATTGCGACCTGGTGATTTTGGCCACCTCGCCTGGTTTCCGTCCGCTGCACTTTGAAACCGCAGTGAACGCCGGTAAGCACATCTTCATGGAAAAGCCAGTCGGTACCGATGCCCCAGGCATTCGCCGTGTGCTGGAAGCCAATAAGATTGCCAAGGAAAAGAACCTGGCCGTCGCCGTGGGTCTGCAGCGTCATCACGAGAAAGCCTATGTCGAAACGATCAACCGTTTGAAAGACGGTGCGATCGGCGACATCATCTTCTGCCGAGCCTATTGGAACTCAGGCGGCGTGTGGACTCGTAACCGTTCTGCCTCGCAGACCGAACTCGAGTATCAAATGCGTAACTGGTACTACTTCAACTGGCTGTGTGGCGATCACATCGTCGAACAGCACATCCACAACCTCGACGTCATCAACTGGTTGATGGATGGACCTCCGGAAACGGCCGAAGGCCAAGGTGGTCGTCAGGTTCGTAAGGGTGCCGATCATGGTGAAATCTACGATCACCATATGATCGAGTTCACTTACCCCAACGGTGTGAAAATGCTCAGCTCTTGCCGCCACATTCCTGGCTGCTGGAACAGCGTTTCGGAACACGCACATGGCTCGAAGGGTTACGCCGACATCAGTGGCGGCAAGATCTACGACGCCAAGGGCGACCTGGCGTGGAGCTACGGTCAAGGCGGCCGTGGTGGTCACCAGGAAGAACACCACGACCTGTTCGCTTCGCTGCGAAATGGCGAACGGCCGAACGAAGGGGACTACGGTGCTCACAGCACCATGACCGCAATCTTCGGTCGTATGGCGACTTACTCCGGTGGTCACAGCGGCAAGGGTGGCAAAGTGCTGAAGTACGACGACGCCCTGAAGTCGGAGATCGCCCTGGCTGACTTCGACAAGCTGACCAACATGGAAGACGAAGCTCCGGTCAAGCCAAATCCCGAAGCCGCCAAGAAGCAGCAGGAACAATCGCCTTACGTGGTTCCAATGCCTGGCGAGTCGATCACCATCTAA